A window from Salvelinus sp. IW2-2015 linkage group LG5, ASM291031v2, whole genome shotgun sequence encodes these proteins:
- the LOC111964471 gene encoding LOW QUALITY PROTEIN: neuropeptide FF receptor 2-like (The sequence of the model RefSeq protein was modified relative to this genomic sequence to represent the inferred CDS: inserted 3 bases in 3 codons): MVGNGVVCFIVLRSKNMRTVTNLFILNLAISDLLVGIFCMPTTLVDNIITGWPFGSLVCKLSGMVQGISVSASVFTLVAIAVDRFRCIVYPFKQKLTISTATLIIVIIWVLAISIMCPSGVMLQVTKEQRVLILLGDGYNNTRPFYWCRENWPNQEMRKIYTTVLFANIYLAPLSLIVIMYVRIGFTLFKMAVPASGPGISSGSSGGTKPGLDNHRQTVSKKKKKVIKMLLMVALLFILSWLPLWTLMMLSDYASLTASQHRVINIYVYPLAHWLAFFNSSVNPIIYGFCNENFRXGFEAAFKFQLCVAYMERQIYSXRIQGNAVLPENLHLPTRPGXVGSGLALVNGKGLGRENRTSGSNAKEHDLIMEDLEKIIYDL; the protein is encoded by the exons ATGGTGGGGAATGGTGTGGTGTGTTTCATCGTGCTGCGGAGCAAGAATATGAGGACAGTCACCAATCTCTTCATACTCAATCTGGCTATTAGTGATTTGTTGGTTGGCATATTCTGTATGCCCACTACCCTGGTGGACAACATCATAACAG GCTGGCCTTTTGGAAGTTTAGTGTGTAAGCTGAGTGGGATGGTTCAAGGCATATCAGTGTCAGCTTCTGTCTTTACTCTGGTGGCAATAGCTGTGGACAG GTTCCGCTGCATCGTATACCCCTTCAAGCAGAAGCTGACCATCTCCACCGCCACGCTGATCATTGTCATCATCTGGGTCCTGGCTATCTCCATCATGTGTCCTTCAGGGGTCATGCTCCAG GTGACCAAGGAGCAGCGTGTCCTGATCCTACTGGGGGACGGCTACAACAACACCCGCCCCTTCTACTGGTGCCGTGAGAACTGGCCCAATCAAGAGATGAGGAAGATCTACACCACCGTCCTATTTGCTAACATCTACCTAGCCCCACTGTCACTCATCGTCATCATGTACGTCCGCATCGGATTCACCCTCTTCAAGATGGCTGTGCCCGCCTCAGGCCCGGGAATCAGTAGTGGCAGCAGCGGTGGGACGAAGCCCGGCCTGGACAACCACCGTCAGACGGtgtcgaagaagaagaagaaggtgatCAAGATGCTGCTGATGGTGGCGTTGCTTTTCATCCTGTCGTGGCTGCCGCTCTGGACGTTGATGATGCTGAGTGACTACGCCAGCCTGACAGCGAGCCAGCACCGTGTCATCAACATCTACGTGTACCCGCTGGCCCACTGGCTGGCCTTCTTCAACTCCTCCGTCAACCCCATCATCTACGGCTTCTGCAACGAGAACTTCC CGGGGTTCGAGGCCGCGTTTAAGTTCCAGCTGTGCGTCGCCTACATGGAGCGCCAGATCTACT CTCGTATCCAAGGCAACGCAGTGTTACCTGAGAACCTGCATCTGCCCACCAGGCCCG TCGTAGGGTCAGGATTGGCTTTGGTGAACGGGAAGGGGCTGGGCCGGGAGAAT AGGACGTCGGGGAGCAACGCGAAGGAGCATGATCTGATCAtggaggatctggagaag ATTATATATGATCTATGA